tatatttatgtttgggtatgtatatgttgtttgcttttttaaaatatgatagggttttatattattttatatttatatttataaggttttatattagatttgtttttgctgaaatattgtttttattattgttgtgagccgccccgagtcttcggagagggggggcatacaaatctaataaattgaattgaattgaatgtcgcTTCCTGTAAAGATCTATGTGCCGCAGCAGTTCGAAGCAGCCAAGAAGAGAAAAGGGATTTGGGCACTGGGAAACAAGAGAAAAATTACAATCCCAGTTCCTCAATTTACATAGAATATTGATCTTACATTCCTTTCCTGAAAGAACTGCATTGTTTTGAGTTCATTTTTTGCTTTTCTAGTTTTAAGAAGTTGAGAAACCTCATAGAATCAATATTCAAAAACATTTCTATATTTCACAAAGTATCTCAAGTATTTTGCTTTCCCTTTAGGTATAAGGAAATACGCATGAAATGGGCATAGCAGCTCTGGTTTATTTCCAAATGAGGGTGGCCAAATTGTTTATTGTCCATTGTAAAATAGATCACAAAAGCAGCTCTGACTCTAACAATAGAATTCCTTTAAGGATTCAGCCGTGTGGTAGGAAGGTTACCACAGCAAATTTCCCAATACAGTAcacagaaataaaaacagaagctgattttcagtggaaaaaaaataaagaaacactaAATATTCAACGTACCCATATTTTCATCTAGAGGCAAGGAAACACCTACATCACAAATCTTTATTGATTCAAAGTCACCTTTAATGACAACGTTAGAAGATTTTATGTCACCATGAAGCAATTTCTTGTCATTGTGAAGATACTGAAAAACAAAAGAGAAGGGTATTGTAAGCTTTACTGTGTTTGTTGTGATCAGCCGTTGAAGGTTCACACTGAAGTGTCATATTCAATTTATTCAGCCTACCTTCAAGCCTCTTGCCATGTGCAGTGCAACTTTGAGAATGGTGGCAGCTGGAAAAGGTTTCTTgtgtttttcatttctttcttcaatCAAGTCATTCAGGGACTTCTCCCCACCATATTCCATAGCAAGACACATACTTCCATCTTTGGCTTCAGCAAACGCACGAAACCCTTCAAAACACATACTTAGCAATTGTCAGTGTCCCCAGAGGCAaacttccatttattttattattcccgAGGTAGTTCAAACTTTAAATTGGGCCAGGACGCTTTTTATAATTCTCCAAATATTTTTCATTCTAAGTATTCATTCTTAAATAATGCTGAAAGAACATCAAGAAAACTCCCATGGTACCTAAGAAAGACTAATAGAACAGTAGAACTTGTTGCATGATCCAATCTGGATTGGTCACCAGGATCAAAGGTTTAGTCTTCCAGgtttttggactcatgctggaacccatcctcagggaatttcTTTCTACTGGAATTTGTGTTTTGGGCTACTCTATGAGTACTCTTTATGTCGTGTTTTGTTAACCTCTAGTTTCCGTAACTGGCCCAGATTGATCCTACAACATTATCCTGGGccatgtatatttgccttcattcataatAGGACTTATCACTTACATCAGTAGTTTGCTTCTGTCTACTTGAGGACATTTATCTATATTTAGCCAGATGGAGCCATGGAAACGTCAACTAAAAAGGATCACAAATATGAATAAGAATCTTCCACTTTCCCCACTTAATCTTACCCACAATGTTTGGGTGCTGAAGGTTTTGTAGAATACTAGCTTCTTCATTCAGTCTCTTTTGATAAATACTTTGCTGGCTGGAATTACATttggtatttatttttttcacagcCCAAGGAGAGCTTGAGATCCCTCTGGGAGACCTAGAAAAAAAGGACTTTAGTTAAAAATGTGGCTCCAGATAAACTAAGTTGCTAAGACTAGTGTATATGAAATACCAGTTCCATTATTTTAGTATAGTTTAGACAGCAATTTAACCATTGCTGAGAATTAGTTCTAAATCCCTATGGGAAgcaatttgggcattttttttaccTGCCAAATGATTTGCACAAATAAATTGGACATTTTTAAATAGCTTTGCTTTGATAACTCAACTTTCAGAAAGCAAATCATCAGTTTTTTCCTAATCCTCCAATACTattatgaaatttaaaaattaaaaaatacatttctcCACGCATCGTGACCAAAGCCAATTATATTATCGTGTTCAATAACaatcaataattaatttataCCTCTGTCTCATTATGTCTAAATTTTTCTTAATGAGCTACTTAATgtatattctccttcatatgtattgtatattggacaaagaataaataaataaaaataaataaaaataaaatacaagcagAAAGGAGGAAAAACTCAAGGTTATCATACCAGAGTTGCAGAGCAGACATAAGACAATCTGATGCTTCAGATAAATCCAGATTTATATGCTCGTAACAACCAATTAGTAGGCTCAGTGTTAAATCActcattttttctaattttgctAAATGACCTATGCGGTGATGTTTTAGAAATCTTAATATGTTGGAATATACTAATTAAGATAACATACCTTTTCATAAGATAAACATTGACACCAGTTCCATATCCCAGTTTTCGCATGAAGGGAGAAGCTGGAATAGATAGTGAAGATGGAGTATTTTGTCCTATATtgtaaaaaaatcaccaaaaatcacacACTGTTTATGCTACATAACATAATTTGTATTACAACTGCAAGAATGGTTTGTTTAACTCAGTAATCAAAACTCTTTGAATTTTTTATATGTCGAGATGTCGTAGTGCTTTTCTCCCTCTTTAGGGATGTGCTGAAGAATCTGTCCTataactttgttttttctttaaaagaaacctATTTCAatttgtgttggttatgacctataaagccctacatggcatcggagcagggtatctgcgagaccgccttctgccgcacgaatcccagctaccggttagatcccagagttggccttctccgggtcccgtcgactaaacaatgtcgtctggcgggacccaggggaagagccttctctgtggtggctccgaccctctggaaccagctccccccagagattaggattgcccccaccctccttgcctttcgtaaactccttaaaacccacctctgccgtcaggcatgggggaattgaaacatctcccccttgcccatgtagttttgctgtatgattgattgtgtgcttgttttttatatactggggttccttttttttggactttttaacctaaaa
This genomic window from Erythrolamprus reginae isolate rEryReg1 chromosome 1, rEryReg1.hap1, whole genome shotgun sequence contains:
- the PBK gene encoding lymphokine-activated killer T-cell-originated protein kinase isoform X2, whose protein sequence is MAAEAAFKTPSKPEGRRKSGQNTPSSLSIPASPFMRKLGYGTGVNVYLMKRSPRGISSSPWAVKKINTKCNSSQQSIYQKRLNEEASILQNLQHPNIVGFRAFAEAKDGSMCLAMEYGGEKSLNDLIEERNEKHKKPFPAATILKVALHMARGLKYLHNDKKLLHGDIKSSNVVIKGDFESIKICDVGVSLPLDENMVSDPEAGYIGTEPWKPKEALEEDGIITDKADIFAFGLTLWEMMTLSIPHLNLLGDDDEDDDDDAFFDEADFDDDAYYAALGTRPPLNMEELGPSYQRVIELFSLCTMEDPRNRPAAAQILHVLESEEFIN
- the PBK gene encoding lymphokine-activated killer T-cell-originated protein kinase isoform X1, with protein sequence MAAEAAFKTPSKPEGRRKSGEGQNTPSSLSIPASPFMRKLGYGTGVNVYLMKRSPRGISSSPWAVKKINTKCNSSQQSIYQKRLNEEASILQNLQHPNIVGFRAFAEAKDGSMCLAMEYGGEKSLNDLIEERNEKHKKPFPAATILKVALHMARGLKYLHNDKKLLHGDIKSSNVVIKGDFESIKICDVGVSLPLDENMVSDPEAGYIGTEPWKPKEALEEDGIITDKADIFAFGLTLWEMMTLSIPHLNLLGDDDEDDDDDAFFDEADFDDDAYYAALGTRPPLNMEELGPSYQRVIELFSLCTMEDPRNRPAAAQILHVLESEEFIN